In the genome of Cygnus olor isolate bCygOlo1 chromosome Z, bCygOlo1.pri.v2, whole genome shotgun sequence, one region contains:
- the LOC121061268 gene encoding general transcription factor IIH subunit 2 isoform X1 — protein sequence MDEEPERTKRWEGGYERTWEILKEDESGSLKATIEDILFKAKRKRLYEHHGQVRLGMMRHLYVVVDGSRTMEDQDLKPNRLTCTLKLLEYFVEEYFDQNPISQMGLIVTKSKRAEKMTELSGNSKKHITALKKAVDMNCHGEPSLYNSLNLAMQTLKHMPGHTSREVLVVFSSLTTCDPTNIYDLIKCLKAVKIRVSVIGLSAEVRVCTVLARETGGTYHVILDESHYKELLMHHVSPPPASSSSECSLIRMGFPQHTIASLSDQDAKPSFSMAQLENNSEPGLTLGGYFCPQCRAKYSELPVECKICGLTLVSAPHLARSYHHLFPLDAFQEIPLEEYQGERYCQGCHGEIKDQNVYICKVCQNAFCVECDMFVHDSLHCCPGCIHEHPAPPWLSVRCLRTRRAWMITEG from the exons ATGGATGAGGAGCCCGAAAGGACCAAGCGCTGGGAAGGAGGCTACGAGAGAACATG GGAGATCCTCAAGGAGGACGAATCGGGATCGCTGAAAGCGACCATCGAGGACATTCTGTTCAAGGCAAAGAGGAAAAG ACTCTACGAACACCATGGACAAGTTCGACTGGGAATG ATGCGTCACCTTTATGTGGTTGTTGATGGATCAAGGACTATGGAGGACCAGgatttaaaaccaaacagacTTACCTGCACTTTGAAG TTACTGGAATATTTTGTTGAAGAGTACTTTGACCAAAATCCTATTAGTCAG ATGGGCTTAATTGTAACCAAGAgtaaaagagctgaaaaaatgacagaactTTCAG GTAACTCAAAAAAGCACATAACTGCTCTGAAGAAAGCAGTGGATATGAACTGCCATGGAGAGCCGTCTCTATATAATTCCCTAAATTTGGCCATGCAGACTTTAAA GCACATGCCAGGACATACAAGCAGAGAGGTTTTGGTAGTCTTCAGCAGTCTGACAACATGTGATCCAACCAACATCTATGATCTAATTAAG TGTTTAAAAGCAGTTAAGATCAGAGTGTCTGTCATCGGTCTAAGTGCTGAAGTTCGAGTTTGTACAGTACTTGCCCGGGAAACTGGTG GAACATACCATGTTATTTTAGATGAAAGTCATTATAAGGAACTGCTAATGCATCATGTTAGTCCTCCACCTGCCAGTTCAAGTTCCGAGTGCTCCCTTATTCGAATGG gttttcCTCAGCACACTATTGCTTCCCTCTCTGATCAAGATGCAAAGCCATCCTTTAGCATGGC GCAATTGGAAAACAACAGTGAGCCAGGTCTTACGCTGGGTGGGTACTTCTGTCCCCAGTGCAGAGCAAAATACTCTGAACTTCCTGTGGAGTGCAAAATCTGTG gtCTTACATTAGTGTCTGCACCTCATCTAGCTCGATCTTACCATCACTTGTTCCCTTTGGATGCCTTTCAGGAAATTCCACTGGAAGAATATCAGGGAGAACG GTATTGTCAAGGGTGCCATGGAGAAATCAAAGATCAAAAT GTTTATATATGTAAAGTATGCCAGAATGCATTTTGCGTGGAGTGCGACATGTTTGTTCACGATTCTCTGCACTGCTGTCCTGGCTGTATTCATGAGCACCCTGCTCC GCCTTGGCTTTCAGTGAGGTGCCTCAGAACAAGAAGGGCCTGGATGATTACAGAAGGATGA
- the LOC121061268 gene encoding general transcription factor IIH subunit 2 isoform X2 has translation MDEEPERTKRWEGGYERTWEILKEDESGSLKATIEDILFKAKRKRLYEHHGQVRLGMMRHLYVVVDGSRTMEDQDLKPNRLTCTLKLLEYFVEEYFDQNPISQMGLIVTKSKRAEKMTELSGNSKKHITALKKAVDMNCHGEPSLYNSLNLAMQTLKHMPGHTSREVLVVFSSLTTCDPTNIYDLIKCLKAVKIRVSVIGLSAEVRVCTVLARETGGTYHVILDESHYKELLMHHVSPPPASSSSECSLIRMGFPQHTIASLSDQDAKPSFSMAQLENNSEPGLTLGGYFCPQCRAKYSELPVECKICGLTLVSAPHLARSYHHLFPLDAFQEIPLEEYQGERYCQGCHGEIKDQNVYICKVCQNAFCVECDMFVHDSLHCCPGCIHEHPAPISV, from the exons ATGGATGAGGAGCCCGAAAGGACCAAGCGCTGGGAAGGAGGCTACGAGAGAACATG GGAGATCCTCAAGGAGGACGAATCGGGATCGCTGAAAGCGACCATCGAGGACATTCTGTTCAAGGCAAAGAGGAAAAG ACTCTACGAACACCATGGACAAGTTCGACTGGGAATG ATGCGTCACCTTTATGTGGTTGTTGATGGATCAAGGACTATGGAGGACCAGgatttaaaaccaaacagacTTACCTGCACTTTGAAG TTACTGGAATATTTTGTTGAAGAGTACTTTGACCAAAATCCTATTAGTCAG ATGGGCTTAATTGTAACCAAGAgtaaaagagctgaaaaaatgacagaactTTCAG GTAACTCAAAAAAGCACATAACTGCTCTGAAGAAAGCAGTGGATATGAACTGCCATGGAGAGCCGTCTCTATATAATTCCCTAAATTTGGCCATGCAGACTTTAAA GCACATGCCAGGACATACAAGCAGAGAGGTTTTGGTAGTCTTCAGCAGTCTGACAACATGTGATCCAACCAACATCTATGATCTAATTAAG TGTTTAAAAGCAGTTAAGATCAGAGTGTCTGTCATCGGTCTAAGTGCTGAAGTTCGAGTTTGTACAGTACTTGCCCGGGAAACTGGTG GAACATACCATGTTATTTTAGATGAAAGTCATTATAAGGAACTGCTAATGCATCATGTTAGTCCTCCACCTGCCAGTTCAAGTTCCGAGTGCTCCCTTATTCGAATGG gttttcCTCAGCACACTATTGCTTCCCTCTCTGATCAAGATGCAAAGCCATCCTTTAGCATGGC GCAATTGGAAAACAACAGTGAGCCAGGTCTTACGCTGGGTGGGTACTTCTGTCCCCAGTGCAGAGCAAAATACTCTGAACTTCCTGTGGAGTGCAAAATCTGTG gtCTTACATTAGTGTCTGCACCTCATCTAGCTCGATCTTACCATCACTTGTTCCCTTTGGATGCCTTTCAGGAAATTCCACTGGAAGAATATCAGGGAGAACG GTATTGTCAAGGGTGCCATGGAGAAATCAAAGATCAAAAT GTTTATATATGTAAAGTATGCCAGAATGCATTTTGCGTGGAGTGCGACATGTTTGTTCACGATTCTCTGCACTGCTGTCCTGGCTGTATTCATGAGCACCCTGCTCCCATATCTGTATGA
- the LOC121061271 gene encoding survival of motor neuron protein-like, whose amino-acid sequence MSERVLFRRGAGQSDDSDVWDDTALIKAYDKAVASFKNALKNGECSEPSDKQEQRLGMKRKNNKKNRNRKKSNAAPVKQWKVGDSCNAVWSEDGNVYLATIVSINQKRGTCVVTYDGYGNKEEQNLSDLLPPANDETNENETPYSTDESEKSFQSPQNKNNCTKARFSPQNFRFPIPPAAPGLGRSGSKLRTPPPFLSCWPPPFPAGPPLIPPPPPMGPDSPEDDEALGSMLIAWYMSGYHTGYYLGLKQSRMEAALERESYPK is encoded by the exons ATGTCGGAGCGCGTGCTGTTCCGGCGCGGTGCCGGGCAG AGCGACGACTCGGACGTATGGGACGACACGGCCCTCATCAAGGCGTACGACAAGGCGGTGGCCTCCTTCAAG AACGCCCTGAAGAATGGGGAGTGCTCCGAGCCCTCGGACAAGCAGGAGCAGCGCCTggggatgaagaggaagaacaacaagaagaacagaaacagaaagaagagcaaCGCGGCGCCGGTGAAACAG TGGAAAGTTGGTGACAGCTGTAATGCTGTTTGGTCTGAGGATGGTAATGTGTACCTAGCAACTATTGTTTCCATAAATCAGAAGCGGGGCACGTGTGTTGTTACTTACGATGGATATGGAAATAAGGAGGAGCAGAACCTATCTGATCTACTTCCTCCAGCCAATGATGAAACA AATGAAAACGAGACTCCATATTCAACAgatgaaagtgaaaaatctttccagtcacctcagaacaaaaacaactgcaCAAAGGCAAGATTCTCTCCCCAGAACTTCCGTTTTCCCATACCACCAGCAGCCCCGGGCTTGGGAAGG TCTGGATCAAAATTAAGAACACCTCCACCATTCTTATCTTGCTGGCCTCCACCCTTTCCAGCAGGACCACCG CTGattcctcctccaccacctatGGGGCCAGATTCTCCTGAGGATGATGAAGCGTTGGGAAGCATGTTGATAGCCTGGTACATGAGTGGTTATCACACTGGCTATTACCTG GGTTTAAAACAGAGTCGAATGGAAGCAGCCCTGGAGAGAGAATCCTATCCAAAATAA
- the LOC121061272 gene encoding small EDRK-rich factor 1-like isoform X2 has protein sequence MAGTFISSEMGGISGSVFFYTSVQGSQLLFSGNQRELARQKNLKKTQEIHKGKRKEDSLSASQRKQRDSEIMQRKQKAANERKSLQAEAK, from the exons ATGGCAGGTACCTTCATCAGCTCAGAAATGGG TGGCATCAGCGGAAGTGTGTTCTTCTACACATCTGTGCAAGGCTCCCAGCTGCTATTTA GTGGGAACCAGCGTGAACTTGCTCGCCAAAAGAACCTGAAGAAGACTCAGGAAATccacaaagggaaaaggaaagaagatagCTTGTCTGCttctcagagaaaacagag gGACTCTGAAATCATGCAGCGGAAACAGAAGGCAGCTAACGAAAGGAAGTCTCTGCAGGCAGAAGCAAAATGA
- the LOC121061272 gene encoding small EDRK-rich factor 1-like isoform X4, with the protein MTRGNQRELARQKNLKKTQEIHKGKRKEDSLSASQRKQRDSEIMQRKQKAANERKSLQAEAK; encoded by the exons GTGGGAACCAGCGTGAACTTGCTCGCCAAAAGAACCTGAAGAAGACTCAGGAAATccacaaagggaaaaggaaagaagatagCTTGTCTGCttctcagagaaaacagag gGACTCTGAAATCATGCAGCGGAAACAGAAGGCAGCTAACGAAAGGAAGTCTCTGCAGGCAGAAGCAAAATGA